The Haladaptatus sp. ZSTT2 genome includes a region encoding these proteins:
- a CDS encoding nucleotidyltransferase domain-containing protein, translated as MVALSEQTSGMELTIPVPVPNSRLFRYAATGDILTLLANNPHTRFSIRDIRRATDHSPSSVTDTVDLLAETDLVHITREGNRKLVQINRERLTKPDDPVLQIPQSEFHDPVRTLVDRLRSRIDNIAGILVFGSVARGEADRSSDVDCFVLVTEEKATAQRIAHEVARDLEEERFAGDRYQFQVLAESVESVTNIGDRLREIFTEGIVLHGTEDLQTAKQEVLTNGQ; from the coding sequence ATGGTAGCCCTCAGCGAACAAACTTCAGGGATGGAGCTTACAATCCCAGTACCGGTGCCGAACAGCCGGCTATTCCGATACGCAGCAACAGGCGACATCCTCACACTGCTCGCAAACAACCCACATACACGGTTCAGCATCAGGGACATCCGACGGGCGACCGATCATAGCCCAAGCAGCGTGACCGATACAGTCGACCTGTTAGCTGAAACCGACCTCGTCCATATTACACGAGAAGGGAACAGGAAGCTCGTCCAGATCAATCGCGAACGCCTCACAAAGCCAGACGACCCAGTTCTCCAGATCCCGCAATCCGAGTTCCACGATCCGGTTCGAACCCTCGTGGACAGGTTGCGCAGCCGGATTGACAACATTGCTGGCATCCTCGTCTTCGGCAGTGTCGCTCGTGGCGAGGCTGACCGGTCGAGCGACGTCGACTGCTTTGTTCTCGTCACCGAGGAGAAGGCGACTGCCCAGCGAATCGCTCACGAAGTCGCACGCGACTTAGAGGAGGAGCGATTCGCTGGCGACCGCTACCAGTTCCAGGTACTCGCCGAATCAGTAGAGAGCGTTACCAACATCGGCGATCGACTCCGCGAGATCTTCACCGAGGGTATCGTTCTCCACGGAACTGAGGACCTCCAAACCGCCAAGCAAGAGGTACTGACGAATGGACAGTAG